The Raphanus sativus cultivar WK10039 unplaced genomic scaffold, ASM80110v3 Scaffold1942, whole genome shotgun sequence nucleotide sequence CGCTTCCGGTGACGCCCAAGAACGCAATGCTTCCATGAGAAAGCTCTGCATCGCCGTGGTGCTGTGTCTTCTCTTCATGACCGTTGAAGTCTTTGGTGGCATCAAAGCTAATAGCTTGGCTATACTCACCGACGCAGCTCACCTTCTCTCTGACGTTGCTGCTTTCGCCATCTCCTTGTTCTCCTTGTGGGCTGCTGGCTGGGAAGCTACCCCTAGGCAGACTTATGGGTTTTTCAGGGTTGAGATTCTTGGTGCTCTTGTCTCTATCCAGCTCATTTGGCTGCTTACAGGGATTCTTGTCTATGAAGCTATCATCAGACTTCTTAGTGAGACCAGTGAGGTTAATGGGTTCCTTATGTTCCTTGTTGCTGCTTTTGGGTTGCTTGTGAATATCGTGATGGCTGTTCTGTTAGGACATGATCACGGTCACGGTCATGGACATGGTCACGGTCATGACCATCACAGTCATGGGGTGACTGTTACCACACATCATCATCATGGTCATGATCATGGTCATAGTCATGGAGAGGACAAGCATCATCACGCTCACGGGGATGTGACTGAGCAGTTGCTGGACAAatcagagaagagaaagaggaacaTCAACGTCCAAGGAGCTTATCTTCATGTCCTTGGAGACTCAATCCAGAGCGTTGGTGTTATGATTGGTGGAGCTGTCATTTGGTACAAGCCGGAGTGGAAGATAGTTGATCTCATCTGCACGCTTGTCTTTTCGGTTATTGTCTTGGGGACCACCATCAACATGATCCGAAGCATTCTTGAGGTGTTGATGGAGAGTACGCCTAGGGAGATTGATGCTACAAAGCTGGAAAAGGGTTTGCTGGAGATGGAAGAAGTGGTGGCTGTTCATGAGCTTCACATTTGGGCTATCACGGTGGGGAAAGTGCTGCTTGCTTGCCATGTTAATATCACACCGGAGGCGGATGCGGACATGGTGCTCAACAAGGTGATTGATTACATCCGCAGGGAGTACAATATCAGTCATGTCACTATACAAATTGAGCGTTAAAGTAAAAACATTTGAAGAGTATTTTGTATAAGCATATTCTCATTGACATGATGATAAGATCAATAAAgtttctttcctttttgttcACTTTCTCTTGTTTCTCAGCTTTAGGTGTATTGGTATATTTGTGATACGTCATCTTCGTTTGGTTGAGCTCAAGTAAGCACTAAGCTTTTTGTCCTTTCAAAAAGTGTTGAAAGGACACAAGAACATGAGTCATCTCAacttttatgagattattaAGTGTGTGTCTTCAGTTATCCTAGGAGTCTTTAATTAGCCTAGGAGTCACAGGGCTTGCGATTGAGTTAGAAGCAGAATCTGATTGATTCTTGTGAGATGTCACAAGTGGGCCATTGTTTGTCCTGAGAGTCGGTACCAAGTGCGCGTAAGTGACATCAGCAGGTACACACATGGATGATATATCCGTAAAGCTTTCTATAGCTGTTCTAGTTTTATCACAGTAGTATGAATATGGATTTGATGAgtgaagaaaataaagataacTAGAAGCAGACACTGGTTAGTACCCTTGAAGCTAAGGCATCAACACTTGTATGCTTAACAGGTAAGAAGCTATAATTCACGCGTTAATGAATAGAGGAGAGATGATGAATGTATAAACGCTTCCTTAGACCTTAAAAAGGTTtaatgttcttcttcttcttcttcatcatctctctctgtATTATGGAAAGCCCCCACAACTGACTGTCTTCGCTGCCAGACAAAATTGCCACAGCCAATAATGTTTCTTTGACTGAACTTTCTTATGTCAGAGATActgtactctctctctctctctctctctccctcctctCATGTTCTCTGCTCTGCACCGAACATCTGTTGTCATCAA carries:
- the LOC108854133 gene encoding metal tolerance protein 1, with translation MASSSPQHSHIIEVKAGKSVVESTTSLASKACGEAPCGFSDLNNASGDAQERNASMRKLCIAVVLCLLFMTVEVFGGIKANSLAILTDAAHLLSDVAAFAISLFSLWAAGWEATPRQTYGFFRVEILGALVSIQLIWLLTGILVYEAIIRLLSETSEVNGFLMFLVAAFGLLVNIVMAVLLGHDHGHGHGHGHGHDHHSHGVTVTTHHHHGHDHGHSHGEDKHHHAHGDVTEQLLDKSEKRKRNINVQGAYLHVLGDSIQSVGVMIGGAVIWYKPEWKIVDLICTLVFSVIVLGTTINMIRSILEVLMESTPREIDATKLEKGLLEMEEVVAVHELHIWAITVGKVLLACHVNITPEADADMVLNKVIDYIRREYNISHVTIQIER